The Pseudomonas sp. FP2309 genome has a window encoding:
- a CDS encoding MATE family efflux transporter: MQSPLQRPLWQVYLIFLAPMVLSNFLQSFSGTLNGIYVGQMLGTQALAAVSGMFPIVFFFIALVIGLGAGASVLIGQAWGAQETAMVKSITGATLTLGALVGLIAAVLGGLFARPALQALGTPIDVLDDAVGYAQMMMLIMPLLLVFILYTQLLRGVSDTISPLLALMVSTLVGLLLTPALIRGWVGLPPLGIQSAVYAGLVGNALAMLFLVLRLRHKNHVMAPDRELLAALRLDRVILGKVLRIGLPTGLQMVVLSLSELVILALVNGHGSQATAAYGAVTQIVNYVQFPALSIAITASILGAQAIGAGRLERIGPILRTGLLINTGLTGGLIVLGYGLSHWLLGLFITDDAARVNAEHLLHIMLWSILVFGFQAVIGGIMRASGVVLMPVAISIFCVLCVELPMAYLLNAHFGLEGVWMAFPVTYLAMLALQTAYYRLVWRHKQIKRLV, translated from the coding sequence CCCAGGCGTTGGCCGCGGTGTCGGGGATGTTTCCCATCGTGTTCTTCTTTATCGCGCTGGTGATCGGCCTGGGGGCGGGCGCCTCGGTGTTGATCGGCCAGGCGTGGGGCGCCCAGGAAACCGCGATGGTCAAGTCGATCACCGGGGCCACCCTGACGCTGGGGGCGCTGGTGGGGTTGATCGCGGCGGTGTTGGGCGGCCTGTTTGCGCGGCCGGCGTTGCAGGCATTGGGGACGCCGATTGACGTGCTCGATGACGCCGTGGGCTATGCGCAGATGATGATGCTGATCATGCCGCTGCTGCTGGTGTTCATCCTCTATACCCAGTTGTTGCGCGGTGTCAGCGACACGATTTCACCCTTGCTGGCCTTGATGGTCTCGACCCTGGTCGGCCTGCTGCTGACCCCGGCGCTGATTCGCGGGTGGGTCGGCCTGCCGCCCCTGGGCATCCAGAGCGCGGTGTATGCGGGCCTGGTCGGTAACGCCCTGGCGATGCTGTTCCTGGTGCTGCGCCTGCGGCATAAAAATCATGTGATGGCGCCGGACCGCGAACTGCTCGCGGCCTTGCGCCTGGACCGCGTGATCCTTGGCAAAGTCCTGCGCATCGGCCTGCCCACGGGCCTGCAGATGGTGGTGCTGTCGCTGTCGGAGCTGGTCATCCTGGCGCTGGTCAACGGTCACGGCTCCCAGGCGACAGCGGCTTATGGCGCGGTGACGCAGATCGTCAACTATGTGCAGTTTCCGGCGCTGTCGATTGCCATCACTGCGTCGATCCTCGGCGCTCAGGCGATTGGCGCCGGCCGTCTGGAGCGCATCGGGCCGATCCTGCGCACCGGCCTGTTGATCAACACCGGCCTCACCGGTGGCCTGATTGTGCTGGGCTATGGGCTGTCTCACTGGTTGCTGGGCCTGTTCATCACCGACGATGCGGCGCGGGTCAACGCCGAACACCTGCTGCATATCATGCTGTGGAGCATCCTGGTGTTCGGCTTCCAGGCGGTGATCGGCGGGATCATGCGCGCCAGCGGCGTGGTGTTGATGCCGGTGGCGATCTCGATCTTCTGCGTGCTGTGCGTGGAACTGCCGATGGCCTATCTGCTCAACGCCCACTTTGGTCTGGAGGGCGTGTGGATGGCGTTTCCGGTGACGTACCTGGCGATGCTGGCGTTGCAGACGGCCTATTACCGCCTGGTGTGGCGGCACAAGCAGATCAAGCGGTTGGTGTGA
- a CDS encoding MFS transporter yields the protein MANPYAELFQVPGARAFVLAGMLARMPVSMTGIGVITMLSQVHGGYGLAGSVAAVFALATAFCAPQVSRLVDRYSQGRVLPVAALIGGGGLLMLLLCTRMQAPNWTLFLFAALAGCMPNMSAMVRARWTEVYRGQPKLQTAFALESVLDEVCFIVGPPLSVGLSVVLFPEAGPLVAALLLAVGVTTFVLQRATEPPVHAHHDHHAGWLIASPSVLILMILLLAMGVIVGVVDVVSVAFAQQQGQPAAASIVLSVYAIGSCLAGLAFGTLKLKASLPRQFLFCGVATALTTLPLLLVTNIPGLAAAIFVSGLFFAPTLIVSMALVERIVPASRLTEGMTWLITGLSIGVALGAASSGWMIDHFGAASGFWVALVAGAVVLGSAVLGYRRLG from the coding sequence ATGGCGAACCCTTACGCCGAATTGTTCCAGGTCCCCGGCGCCCGCGCCTTTGTATTGGCAGGTATGTTGGCGCGTATGCCGGTGTCGATGACCGGTATCGGCGTGATCACCATGCTCTCCCAGGTGCATGGCGGCTACGGCCTGGCGGGCTCGGTGGCAGCGGTGTTTGCCCTGGCCACCGCGTTTTGCGCGCCGCAGGTGTCGCGCCTGGTGGACCGCTACAGCCAGGGGCGGGTGCTGCCAGTCGCTGCGCTGATCGGCGGCGGCGGGTTGCTGATGCTGTTGCTGTGCACCCGCATGCAAGCGCCGAACTGGACGCTGTTTCTGTTCGCCGCACTGGCGGGCTGTATGCCGAACATGTCGGCCATGGTGCGGGCGCGTTGGACCGAGGTGTACCGTGGCCAACCCAAGCTGCAAACCGCGTTCGCCCTGGAGTCGGTGCTCGACGAGGTATGTTTTATCGTCGGCCCGCCGCTTTCCGTGGGCCTGAGCGTGGTGCTGTTCCCGGAAGCCGGGCCGCTGGTGGCCGCGCTGTTACTGGCGGTGGGGGTGACCACCTTTGTGCTGCAACGGGCGACCGAGCCCCCGGTGCACGCGCATCACGATCACCACGCCGGGTGGCTGATCGCGTCGCCTTCGGTGCTGATCCTGATGATTCTGCTGCTGGCCATGGGCGTCATCGTGGGGGTGGTGGACGTGGTCAGCGTCGCGTTTGCCCAGCAGCAGGGCCAGCCGGCCGCGGCGAGTATCGTGTTGTCGGTGTATGCCATCGGCTCGTGTCTGGCGGGCCTGGCCTTCGGCACCCTCAAGCTCAAGGCGTCGTTGCCCCGTCAATTCCTGTTCTGCGGGGTGGCCACGGCGCTGACCACCTTGCCGTTGCTGCTGGTGACCAATATCCCGGGCCTGGCGGCAGCGATCTTCGTGTCCGGGCTGTTCTTCGCGCCTACGCTGATCGTGTCCATGGCGCTGGTGGAACGCATCGTCCCGGCCAGTCGCCTGACCGAAGGCATGACCTGGTTGATCACCGGCCTGAGCATCGGCGTTGCACTGGGGGCCGCCAGCTCAGGGTGGATGATTGACCACTTCGGTGCCGCCAGCGGTTTCTGGGTGGCCCTGGTCGCCGGTGCGGTGGTGCTGGGCTCGGCGGTGCTGGGTTATCGCCGGTTGGGTTAA